The following coding sequences lie in one Oceanicola sp. 502str15 genomic window:
- a CDS encoding SHOCT domain-containing protein has product MSALTEDGKKATAEIAARHGVSPGAAEALLFALVQGQGTQAQFNHPELGGMGQWSQGGMTMVGDMFNNALKAQVDALCNDLSALLRQSGTFRPVAAQSQSQSQSPGQYQGQGTSLFVAGSGAVQSGWPEELGAPSSAGAQNNMRYAVFPATRRLAIELGGKITVYDTGDHAISGVGQQQSGDQSLTFTSQHGLVRLADLKEVAEGKPLPASPEPEAAPAPSAPMSEQSMPEPAPAPAPAPAAPEADTDAIIALIQKLADLRASGILTDAEFETKKAELLARL; this is encoded by the coding sequence ATGTCTGCCCTCACCGAAGACGGCAAGAAAGCCACCGCCGAAATCGCCGCCCGCCATGGCGTGTCGCCCGGCGCCGCCGAGGCGCTGCTTTTCGCGCTGGTGCAGGGACAGGGCACGCAGGCCCAGTTCAACCACCCCGAGCTTGGCGGCATGGGGCAATGGTCGCAGGGCGGGATGACCATGGTTGGCGACATGTTCAACAACGCGCTGAAGGCGCAGGTCGATGCGCTCTGCAACGATCTGTCGGCCCTGCTGCGCCAGTCCGGCACCTTCCGCCCCGTCGCCGCGCAAAGCCAGAGCCAGTCCCAGAGTCCCGGGCAATATCAGGGCCAGGGCACCAGCCTCTTCGTCGCAGGTTCCGGCGCTGTGCAAAGCGGCTGGCCCGAAGAGCTGGGCGCCCCCTCCTCCGCAGGCGCACAGAACAACATGCGCTACGCCGTCTTCCCCGCCACCCGGCGGCTGGCAATCGAGCTGGGCGGCAAGATCACTGTCTATGACACCGGCGATCACGCGATTTCGGGCGTCGGGCAACAGCAGAGCGGCGACCAGTCCCTCACTTTCACCAGCCAGCATGGGCTCGTCCGCCTTGCGGACCTGAAGGAGGTGGCCGAGGGCAAACCCCTGCCCGCCTCGCCGGAGCCGGAAGCCGCGCCAGCCCCCTCCGCCCCCATGTCCGAGCAATCCATGCCCGAACCGGCCCCTGCCCCGGCCCCCGCCCCAGCCGCACCCGAAGCCGATACCGACGCCATCATCGCCCTGATCCAGAAGCTCGCAGACCTGCGCGCCTCCGGCATCCTCACCGACGCCGAGTTCGAGACCAAGAAGGCCGAACTCCTCGCCCGCCTCTGA
- a CDS encoding VOC family protein, which translates to MPQSIAHIALVVRDYDEAIAFYCETLGFELVEDSYQPEQDKRWVVVRPKGGHTSILLARASKPEQEAFIGNQAGGRVFLFLETDDFWRDYNDLKAKGVTFERDPKEAPYGTVAVFHDLYGTLWDLVQFTDGRG; encoded by the coding sequence ATGCCCCAGTCCATCGCCCATATCGCCCTCGTGGTGCGCGATTACGACGAGGCCATCGCCTTTTATTGCGAGACCCTCGGCTTCGAGCTGGTCGAAGACAGCTACCAGCCCGAGCAAGACAAACGCTGGGTGGTGGTGCGCCCCAAGGGCGGGCACACCTCGATCCTGCTGGCCCGCGCCTCCAAGCCCGAGCAGGAGGCCTTCATCGGCAATCAGGCCGGGGGCCGGGTGTTCCTGTTCCTTGAAACCGATGATTTCTGGCGCGACTACAACGACCTGAAGGCCAAGGGCGTCACCTTCGAGCGCGACCCCAAAGAGGCCCCCTACGGCACCGTCGCCGTGTTCCACGACCTCTACGGCACGCTCTGGGATCTGGTGCAGTTCACCGACGGGCGCGGCTGA
- a CDS encoding UbiA family prenyltransferase: protein MADAKPLVLDVDGTFLKTDLLLENFWAGLGRDPLATLRASFRHLRRPERLKAALAEIVPLRTDLMPVNPDIKALAEGSVAAGREVVLASASNTALVERVAREHGLSERVFASTGEINLKGAAKAGVLVEAYGEQGFDYAGNAPVDAKVWDHAENVIMVGKQPSLAARLAAKGRNVVTFGGGWRFADLAKALRPHQWVKNALLLLPLLAAHQFGLEALLPVLVGIVAFSFAASSIYIVNDLLDLEADRLHRTKRRRPFAAGTVPIGVGMVIGVALGLSSLILAAALNWAFFGIVVLYILTSLAYSLKLKRMRWVDIVVLASLYTIRVIAGAAAGEVAITSAMLVFVFPVFITLGCVKRITELAKAEDDARLPGRGYGRPDRHDLLNVAGIGVFGALLIFFIYTLSPQAEALYPDRWLLWAAMPFLAHWLIRMVRLGWQGKMDYDPIVFAARDRVGLGVMLFTMSLMFWAAGLWQEWFGG from the coding sequence GTGGCTGACGCAAAACCGCTGGTGCTGGATGTCGACGGCACCTTTCTGAAGACCGATCTGCTGCTGGAGAACTTCTGGGCCGGGCTCGGGCGCGACCCGCTGGCGACGCTGCGGGCGAGTTTCAGGCATCTGCGGCGGCCGGAACGGCTGAAGGCGGCGCTTGCCGAGATTGTGCCGCTGCGCACCGACCTGATGCCGGTGAACCCCGATATCAAGGCGCTGGCCGAGGGTTCGGTGGCCGCGGGCCGCGAAGTGGTGCTGGCCTCGGCCTCCAACACGGCGCTGGTGGAACGGGTGGCCCGGGAGCACGGGCTTTCGGAGCGGGTCTTTGCCTCGACCGGCGAGATCAACCTGAAAGGCGCGGCCAAGGCGGGGGTGCTGGTGGAGGCCTATGGCGAGCAGGGCTTCGACTATGCGGGCAACGCGCCGGTGGATGCCAAGGTGTGGGACCACGCCGAGAATGTCATCATGGTGGGCAAGCAGCCCTCGCTGGCGGCGCGGCTGGCGGCGAAGGGGCGCAATGTTGTGACCTTCGGCGGCGGCTGGCGCTTTGCCGACCTCGCAAAGGCGCTGCGGCCGCATCAATGGGTGAAGAACGCGCTGCTGCTGTTGCCATTGCTGGCGGCGCACCAGTTCGGGCTGGAGGCGCTGCTGCCGGTTCTGGTGGGGATCGTCGCCTTCTCCTTTGCCGCCTCCTCGATCTACATCGTCAACGACCTGCTCGACCTTGAGGCCGACCGGCTGCACCGGACCAAGCGCCGCCGCCCCTTTGCCGCCGGAACGGTGCCGATCGGGGTGGGGATGGTGATTGGCGTGGCGCTCGGCCTGTCGTCGCTGATTCTGGCGGCGGCGCTGAACTGGGCCTTCTTCGGGATCGTGGTGCTTTATATCCTGACCTCGCTGGCCTACTCGCTGAAGCTCAAGCGGATGCGCTGGGTGGATATCGTGGTGCTGGCCTCGCTCTACACGATCCGGGTGATCGCGGGCGCGGCTGCGGGGGAGGTGGCGATCACCTCCGCGATGCTGGTCTTCGTCTTTCCGGTCTTCATCACGCTTGGCTGCGTGAAGCGGATCACCGAGCTGGCCAAGGCGGAGGACGACGCGCGGCTTCCGGGGCGCGGCTATGGCCGCCCCGACCGGCACGATCTGCTGAACGTGGCCGGGATCGGGGTGTTCGGGGCGCTGCTGATCTTCTTCATCTACACGCTGAGCCCGCAGGCGGAGGCGCTCTATCCAGACCGCTGGCTGCTCTGGGCGGCGATGCCCTTTCTGGCGCATTGGCTCATTCGGATGGTGCGGCTGGGCTGGCAGGGCAAGATGGACTACGACCCGATCGTCTTTGCCGCCCGCGACCGGGTGGGGCTGGGGGTGATGCTGTTCACCATGTCGCTGATGTTCTGGGCCGCCGGGCTGTGGCAGGAGTGGTTCGGCGGCTGA
- a CDS encoding lytic transglycosylase domain-containing protein, translated as MRHRVVAALAAAGIGLSAPAFAESAGAYPDFTFKRVKPGKGLPGKRITVQIDPKAQAEFIAARPNAPAKDSAEPAVATEGEGEVITASVDPVALPDAPTYGWFWTGISPALSAKAPGRLDTAVQMLTNGPEGQTVKAPRLSHMKKISDKYGSEILKATIGTDVSPALVLAVIGIESSGKIEAVSSAGAQGLMQLMPDTAARFGVEDATDPVQNIKGGVAYLDFLMKEFDRDPMLVLAGYNAGEGAVKKNAGVPPYAETRDYVPKVLAAWTVARGLCLTPPQLVTDGCVFAGG; from the coding sequence ATGCGTCATAGAGTAGTGGCCGCGCTGGCGGCGGCGGGCATCGGCCTGTCCGCACCGGCATTTGCGGAGAGTGCAGGCGCCTATCCGGACTTCACCTTCAAGCGGGTGAAACCGGGCAAGGGGCTTCCGGGCAAACGGATCACCGTTCAGATCGACCCCAAGGCGCAGGCCGAGTTCATCGCCGCGCGCCCGAACGCGCCCGCGAAGGACAGTGCCGAGCCGGCGGTGGCGACGGAAGGCGAGGGCGAGGTGATCACCGCCAGCGTCGATCCGGTGGCGCTGCCCGATGCGCCGACCTACGGCTGGTTCTGGACCGGGATCTCGCCGGCGCTCAGTGCCAAGGCGCCGGGGCGGCTGGATACGGCGGTGCAGATGCTGACCAACGGCCCCGAGGGCCAGACGGTGAAGGCGCCGCGCCTGTCGCACATGAAGAAGATTTCGGACAAGTACGGCTCGGAGATCCTGAAAGCGACGATCGGCACCGATGTGTCGCCCGCGCTGGTGCTGGCGGTGATCGGCATCGAGAGCTCGGGCAAGATCGAAGCGGTCAGCTCGGCCGGGGCGCAGGGGCTGATGCAGCTCATGCCCGACACCGCCGCCCGCTTCGGCGTGGAAGATGCGACCGACCCGGTGCAGAACATCAAGGGCGGCGTGGCCTATCTGGACTTCCTGATGAAGGAGTTCGACCGCGACCCGATGCTGGTGCTGGCCGGTTACAATGCGGGCGAGGGTGCGGTTAAGAAAAACGCAGGCGTTCCGCCTTATGCAGAAACGCGGGACTATGTGCCCAAGGTATTGGCCGCCTGGACGGTGGCGCGGGGTCTTTGCCTGACCCCGCCGCAGCTTGTCACCGATGGGTGTGTCTTCGCGGGGGGCTGA
- a CDS encoding Flp family type IVb pilin: MKLFNMIKNFRNDEDGAVTVDWVVLTAAIVGLGIAVLASVSGGVKTLAGTISGNLAGQTIASY, from the coding sequence ATGAAACTGTTCAACATGATCAAAAACTTCCGCAACGACGAAGACGGTGCCGTGACCGTTGACTGGGTTGTGCTGACCGCCGCCATCGTGGGTCTCGGCATTGCCGTTCTCGCCTCCGTCTCGGGCGGCGTGAAGACCCTGGCCGGCACCATCTCCGGCAACCTGGCCGGTCAGACCATCGCGTCCTACTAA
- a CDS encoding Flp family type IVb pilin, producing MENLLSKFVRDEDGAVTVDWVVLTAAIVGLGIAVATVVGQGAMDHSTSLGNFVSGISIASY from the coding sequence ATGGAAAACCTGCTTTCCAAATTCGTGCGCGACGAAGATGGCGCCGTTACCGTCGACTGGGTCGTGCTGACTGCTGCCATCGTCGGCCTCGGCATTGCCGTTGCCACCGTGGTGGGCCAGGGCGCGATGGATCATTCCACCAGCCTCGGCAACTTCGTCAGCGGCATCTCGATCGCCAGCTACTGA
- the cpaB gene encoding Flp pilus assembly protein CpaB, translating to MRMVFGLVLVIGVALAGFAVYMAQGYLAKTTAERNALIAAQQKAKPTVNVLVVKKNKAYGERLMPEDVIAIRWQKDSLPEGHYLKEEDLFPVGKDPRTVITAMAKFEPVLKAKVTEPGEDAGITSRLETGKRAFAIKVDRTSGVSGFLRPGDRVDVYWTGTSNGREVTQLIEAGIKLIAVDQSYDEGHSSPSIARTVTVAISPDQVASLAQAQSTGRLSLSLVGAEDETVAAAIEVDQKRLLGIQDKEVREVEVQRVCTTKVRKGAEVIEQPIPCTN from the coding sequence ATGCGTATGGTTTTCGGACTGGTCCTGGTTATCGGGGTCGCGCTGGCGGGGTTCGCCGTCTACATGGCCCAGGGCTACCTGGCCAAAACCACCGCCGAGCGCAACGCGCTGATCGCGGCGCAGCAAAAGGCCAAGCCCACGGTCAACGTGCTCGTGGTCAAGAAAAACAAGGCCTACGGCGAGCGCCTGATGCCCGAAGATGTCATTGCCATCCGCTGGCAGAAAGACAGCCTCCCCGAGGGTCACTACCTGAAGGAAGAAGATCTCTTCCCGGTCGGGAAAGACCCGCGCACCGTCATCACCGCCATGGCCAAGTTTGAGCCGGTGCTGAAGGCCAAGGTGACGGAGCCCGGCGAAGATGCCGGCATCACCTCGCGCCTCGAAACCGGCAAGCGCGCCTTCGCCATCAAGGTCGACCGGACCTCGGGCGTGTCGGGCTTCCTGCGCCCCGGCGACCGGGTCGACGTATATTGGACCGGCACCAGCAACGGCCGCGAAGTGACCCAGCTCATCGAGGCGGGCATCAAGCTCATCGCCGTCGACCAGAGCTATGACGAGGGCCACTCCAGCCCCTCCATCGCCCGCACCGTCACCGTGGCGATCTCGCCCGACCAGGTGGCCTCGCTGGCCCAGGCCCAAAGCACCGGGCGGCTCTCGCTCTCGCTCGTCGGCGCCGAGGATGAAACCGTGGCCGCCGCCATTGAGGTCGACCAGAAACGTCTGCTCGGCATCCAGGACAAGGAAGTCCGCGAGGTCGAGGTTCAGCGCGTCTGCACCACCAAGGTCCGCAAGGGCGCCGAAGTCATCGAGCAGCCGATTCCCTGCACCAATTGA
- a CDS encoding spore coat protein U domain-containing protein codes for MSKFVKLACATTVGLGMSVVAASAETATTNLNVTATVLDSCTVAAPLPLTFGSFNTNTTTSESTAGNITVVCTSPKTGATVSLGGGGAAAEGSRNLKSGANAMPYTIFRDSAHETEVAIDGDIWEGDLDALTLQNISVFGQIPAGSYAFGVYTDTVLVTLTY; via the coding sequence ATGAGCAAGTTCGTAAAACTCGCCTGCGCCACCACTGTCGGCCTGGGCATGTCAGTGGTCGCCGCATCGGCTGAAACGGCAACCACCAACCTCAACGTCACCGCCACCGTGCTCGACAGCTGCACCGTCGCTGCGCCGCTGCCGCTCACCTTCGGCTCGTTCAACACGAACACCACGACCTCCGAAAGCACCGCCGGCAACATCACCGTCGTCTGCACCTCCCCCAAGACCGGCGCGACCGTGTCCCTGGGCGGCGGCGGCGCGGCAGCCGAAGGCTCGCGCAACCTGAAGTCGGGCGCCAACGCCATGCCCTACACGATCTTCCGCGACAGCGCCCACGAAACCGAAGTCGCCATCGACGGTGACATCTGGGAAGGCGATCTCGACGCGCTCACGCTCCAGAACATCAGCGTCTTCGGCCAGATCCCGGCCGGCAGCTATGCCTTTGGCGTCTACACCGACACCGTATTGGTCACGCTCACCTATTGA
- a CDS encoding molecular chaperone, translating to MAGMLSAGGSGAIAQSLTVSPTKLEAPGAQQTTVTVKADGRGTSIVQLRVVAWREGTDPNKVKPTRNVVISPPVVKLKPRQELTARVVRTKKRKVRGRECYRVLIDRLPGIEQNDQAIKLQVRHSVPLCFS from the coding sequence ATGGCCGGAATGTTGTCCGCAGGTGGCTCGGGTGCAATCGCCCAGTCGCTTACGGTTTCTCCCACAAAGCTGGAAGCCCCGGGGGCCCAACAGACCACCGTGACCGTAAAGGCCGATGGGCGCGGAACCTCCATCGTCCAGCTGCGCGTCGTCGCCTGGCGCGAAGGGACCGACCCCAACAAGGTCAAGCCGACCCGCAACGTGGTGATCTCGCCGCCTGTGGTAAAGCTCAAGCCCCGTCAGGAGCTGACTGCCCGGGTCGTGCGCACCAAGAAGCGCAAGGTCCGGGGCCGCGAGTGCTACCGAGTGTTGATCGACCGTCTGCCCGGCATCGAGCAGAACGACCAGGCGATCAAGCTTCAGGTTCGCCACTCCGTCCCACTCTGCTTCTCGTAA
- a CDS encoding fimbria/pilus outer membrane usher protein, which produces MRTLPVLLVSALLSGAPAAAQEATGGWVVGPAQSASGPSALSAPPATATSASERAGSGGLVVGTPDTATRADTVDRTQVSDGLDIIAGISGPSSAPAVDTPLNLEVVLNGKDTFLLAEFVQHANTGRISVTRSDLRAVGVRPPATAIGRVYLDEIDGLTYSYDAVSQSISILAPYSVLMPAVQSAARRPEFIRPEQSYGAVLNYALDAQAGAGPDGDFAFNSFTTALDGWVFTPFGTLSSTGFLRHIPDNPGASGFTRQETRLELHNLNRAVTLTLGDVTSSGTAWSRPIRMGGVQIRRDFSLRSDLVTEQLFSFEGAAAVPSSVDVFIENNRAYSTNVDAGPFRLEDVPVASGAGDAIVVVRDATGREATREVSFFTSPNLLKKGRFDFSLEAGRAREAYGTESNQYGETDLYSATFAYGMTRRLTLEAHVEGSDALLLAGFGVHAATRIGDFSLAAGQSDYLGTTAGFAYGTLRTKVGRVDLQFSSLRAEPGFADLALVTGTDFLGATEIANSGSLLEFPTISDVVSIDIPITDEDRNLGLTLVRSERDNSRDLIASLSYSHSFEKAGTNFSMYGSHNFESEESRFTMALSMPLGKRTTARAQVATSSTGDELVSLYASRNITDGVGDYGFTARVERQNGRHYGGGSVEYLGRYGRVSGEMLYSDGQSYLRGAAEGSIVIAGGQPAMGNTINDSFAVVRTGVADIPVQAHHREVTRTGPGGVALVPGLSSFRLSHVSVDPATLPGNTVLGATGADVVPSRRGGVLVDFALEGASGDPDAAALVILVSAAGNPLPPGSEAKLGGKGVGFPVGYEGLTYVDGLKGQNTLKVSLAGGGSCTARFPFTPTGELQPQIGPFPCN; this is translated from the coding sequence ATGCGCACCCTCCCGGTGCTGCTCGTCTCGGCTCTCCTGAGCGGAGCGCCCGCGGCTGCACAGGAGGCAACCGGCGGCTGGGTCGTCGGCCCGGCCCAGAGCGCCTCTGGCCCGTCCGCGCTATCGGCGCCGCCCGCAACCGCCACCTCCGCTTCCGAGCGCGCAGGCAGCGGCGGCCTCGTCGTCGGCACGCCCGATACCGCAACCCGCGCCGACACCGTCGACCGCACCCAGGTGTCCGACGGGCTCGACATCATCGCAGGCATCTCCGGCCCCTCATCGGCCCCTGCGGTCGATACCCCGCTGAACCTCGAAGTCGTGCTCAACGGCAAGGACACCTTCCTCCTCGCGGAATTCGTCCAGCACGCCAACACCGGCCGCATCTCCGTCACCCGGTCCGACCTGCGGGCCGTCGGCGTCCGCCCGCCCGCCACCGCCATCGGCCGGGTCTATCTCGACGAGATCGACGGGCTGACCTATTCCTACGACGCCGTCTCCCAGAGCATCTCGATCCTCGCGCCCTACTCGGTGCTCATGCCCGCCGTGCAATCCGCCGCCCGCCGGCCCGAGTTCATTCGGCCCGAGCAGAGCTACGGCGCGGTGCTGAACTACGCGCTCGATGCGCAGGCCGGCGCCGGCCCCGATGGCGACTTCGCCTTCAACAGCTTCACCACCGCGCTCGACGGCTGGGTCTTTACCCCTTTCGGCACGCTCTCCTCCACCGGCTTCCTGCGCCACATCCCCGACAATCCCGGGGCGAGCGGCTTCACCCGTCAGGAAACCCGGCTCGAGCTGCACAACCTCAACCGCGCCGTCACCTTAACCCTCGGCGATGTCACCTCCTCCGGCACCGCCTGGTCGCGGCCCATCCGCATGGGCGGCGTGCAGATCCGCCGCGACTTCTCGCTGCGCTCCGATCTCGTGACCGAACAGCTCTTTTCCTTCGAGGGCGCCGCCGCCGTGCCCTCCTCGGTCGATGTCTTCATCGAGAACAACCGCGCCTATTCCACCAATGTCGACGCCGGCCCCTTCCGCCTGGAAGACGTGCCCGTGGCCTCCGGCGCCGGCGATGCCATCGTCGTGGTGCGCGACGCCACCGGGCGCGAGGCCACCCGCGAAGTCTCCTTCTTCACCTCGCCCAACCTGCTCAAGAAGGGCCGTTTCGACTTTTCGCTCGAGGCCGGGCGCGCCCGCGAGGCCTATGGCACCGAGAGCAACCAGTATGGCGAAACCGACCTCTACTCCGCCACCTTCGCCTACGGGATGACGCGTCGGCTCACGCTCGAGGCCCATGTCGAGGGCAGCGACGCCCTCCTGCTCGCCGGGTTCGGCGTCCATGCTGCCACCCGCATCGGCGACTTCTCCCTCGCCGCCGGGCAGAGCGATTACCTCGGCACCACCGCCGGCTTCGCCTATGGCACCCTGCGCACCAAGGTCGGCCGGGTCGATCTGCAATTCTCCAGCCTGCGCGCCGAGCCGGGCTTCGCCGACCTCGCGCTGGTGACCGGCACCGATTTCCTCGGCGCCACCGAAATTGCCAATTCCGGCTCCCTGCTGGAATTTCCGACCATCTCCGACGTGGTGTCGATCGACATTCCGATCACCGATGAAGACCGCAATCTCGGCCTCACCCTCGTGCGCTCCGAGCGCGACAACAGCCGCGACCTGATCGCCTCGCTCTCCTATTCGCACAGCTTCGAAAAGGCGGGCACCAACTTCTCGATGTATGGCAGCCACAACTTCGAAAGCGAGGAGAGCCGTTTCACCATGGCGCTCTCCATGCCGCTGGGCAAACGCACCACCGCGCGGGCGCAGGTTGCCACCTCCTCCACCGGCGACGAGCTTGTCAGCCTCTATGCCAGCCGCAACATCACCGACGGGGTGGGAGACTACGGCTTCACCGCCCGCGTCGAGCGCCAGAACGGGCGCCACTACGGCGGCGGCTCGGTCGAGTACCTCGGGCGCTACGGCCGGGTGTCGGGCGAGATGCTCTATTCCGACGGGCAGAGCTACCTGCGCGGGGCCGCCGAAGGCTCCATCGTGATCGCGGGCGGGCAGCCCGCGATGGGCAACACCATCAACGACAGCTTCGCCGTCGTGCGCACCGGCGTCGCCGACATCCCGGTCCAGGCCCACCACCGCGAAGTCACCCGCACCGGGCCGGGCGGGGTGGCGCTGGTGCCGGGCCTCAGCTCCTTCCGCCTGAGCCACGTGTCGGTCGACCCGGCAACGCTTCCGGGCAACACCGTGCTCGGGGCCACCGGCGCCGACGTGGTGCCCAGCCGCCGGGGCGGCGTGCTGGTCGACTTCGCGCTCGAGGGCGCAAGCGGCGATCCCGACGCCGCCGCGCTGGTCATTCTCGTCAGCGCCGCGGGCAATCCCCTGCCCCCGGGGTCCGAGGCCAAGCTGGGCGGCAAGGGCGTCGGCTTCCCGGTCGGCTACGAGGGGCTCACCTATGTCGACGGGCTCAAGGGCCAGAACACGCTGAAAGTGAGCCTCGCAGGCGGCGGCTCCTGCACCGCGCGCTTCCCCTTCACCCCAACCGGCGAACTGCAACCGCAGATCGGACCGTTCCCATGCAACTGA
- a CDS encoding spore coat U domain-containing protein: MQLIPRTLLRAAVVVAGLVMAPLAASAANCTATVTDFNFGTVSLRTGALNQTQGNVRISCTNPLLDAVGVCLRVGSGSGGAGGGNSPRYMRGPSGQGLAYELRLGGASAVNGTLTEAYFLVPIVLGLGGTIDVPIYGQITSAAPGVPTGSYSSQFSGAPDIQLTYGVLACGLLGQNYVPSDFSVRAQVEASCEVSVGSLSFGIIDSQVSRPVDQTANLTVRCSQAAAYSITLDQGQGGGSDPNRRRMKNGSHVLEYGLYHDPARTSVWGTTAANDKSATGAGLDQTYTIFGRIHAGQMAQFGTYSDSVVVTVNY, translated from the coding sequence ATGCAACTGATCCCCCGCACCCTGCTCCGCGCCGCCGTGGTCGTGGCGGGCCTCGTCATGGCCCCGCTCGCCGCCAGCGCCGCGAACTGCACCGCCACCGTGACCGATTTCAACTTCGGCACCGTCTCCCTGCGCACCGGCGCCCTGAACCAGACCCAGGGCAATGTCAGGATAAGCTGCACCAACCCGCTGCTCGATGCGGTCGGCGTCTGCCTGCGCGTCGGGTCGGGCAGCGGCGGAGCGGGCGGCGGGAACTCGCCCCGCTACATGCGCGGGCCATCCGGGCAGGGGCTGGCCTACGAGCTGCGCCTCGGCGGCGCGAGCGCAGTCAACGGCACCCTCACCGAGGCCTATTTCCTGGTGCCCATCGTGCTCGGGCTCGGCGGCACCATCGACGTTCCGATCTACGGCCAGATCACCTCCGCCGCCCCCGGCGTGCCCACCGGCAGCTATTCCAGCCAGTTCTCCGGCGCGCCCGACATCCAGCTGACCTACGGCGTCCTCGCCTGTGGCCTGCTGGGGCAAAACTACGTGCCCTCCGATTTCAGCGTCCGCGCCCAGGTCGAGGCGAGCTGCGAGGTCAGCGTCGGCAGCCTCAGCTTCGGCATCATCGACTCCCAGGTCTCCCGGCCGGTCGACCAGACCGCCAACCTCACCGTGCGCTGCTCCCAGGCCGCCGCCTATTCCATCACCCTCGACCAGGGCCAGGGCGGGGGCTCCGATCCCAACCGGCGGCGCATGAAGAACGGCTCCCATGTGCTTGAATACGGGCTCTATCACGACCCCGCCCGCACCTCCGTCTGGGGCACGACAGCCGCCAACGACAAGAGCGCCACCGGCGCCGGGCTGGACCAGACCTACACGATATTCGGCCGGATCCACGCCGGCCAGATGGCGCAATTCGGCACCTATTCCGATAGCGTGGTCGTGACCGTCAATTACTGA